One segment of Setaria viridis chromosome 4, Setaria_viridis_v4.0, whole genome shotgun sequence DNA contains the following:
- the LOC117851403 gene encoding probable histidine kinase 1 has product MGDDYLAEPENEVAQSMWPENIGDKHQRQFRMEKFRNDQDAFKDVKFDEKPVHVDYQRLMEMANSEKGVSHMQYFMKHWEYKRANAARLQEEELGLLSQQRKEIEQNKQQILEEQRFQDESYYAVKRHVPILDEAYEDEWKRPSKKNDELSRNREPKIDADYDSVAYWKERATQLEKTLDESIQRERSLVEKLEENIKNLQSHTPTEEFSGMLKRADYFLHLVLQSAPIVIAHQDADLRYRFIFNHYPTLADEDVIGKTDYEILSGEGIEEMNSVKREVMATGIATKREFAFNTPMFGAKTFVTYIEPVFSKGGETIGVNYVAMDITDQVKRREKMADIRVREAIQNAKETELSRSLHITEETMRAKQMLATMSHEIRSPLSGVLSMAEILSTTKLDKEQHQLLEVMLSSGDLVLQLINDILDLSKVESGAMKLESTTFRPREVVKHVLQTAAASLKKELTLEGCIGDDVPVEVIGDVLRIRQILTNLISNAVKFTHEGKVGINLQVVREQQPGCKIEHEKIQKRAYPGTPITTAAENPCVSPRNCDKDSLNCSKHEDAVHNGVPTCENFREDHEGEEVVWLRCDVYDTGIGIPVKSLPLLFKRYMQASADHARKYGGTGLGLAICKQLVELMGGTLTVVSKENEGSKFTFVLPCKIPVKEEHSDDPDEVDSSQSGFTNSDIEGSFIFKPQMRTSLLSSGVSVMNNTKLFGAKLMCYDPPSILDDCKPLSNGFTSKEQNSANCTSAAHQSNGASVRSTAEKQHDDAMVLELNSQAERVSSSRGDTVSASGASGQKTGPCKVLEEQSLHKKSKCSPIGNKAKILLVEDNRVNIIVAKSMLEQLGHGIDIVNNGMQAIRAVQQHQYDLILMDVHMPEMDGLQATKHIRSFENTGYWDASVKPEDDQMIADPAISSDCTPAKRQGQRVPIIAMTANSFSESADECLAAGMDSYISKPVNFQNIKECLQRYLPSQ; this is encoded by the exons ATGGGGGACGATTACCTGGCTGAACCTGAGAATGAGGTTGCACAATCAATGTGGCCTGAGAATATAGGAGATAAACACCAGAGACAGTTCAGAATGGAAAAGTTTAGGAATGACCAAGATGCTTTCAAGGATGTTAAGTTCGATGAGAAGCCTGTTCATGTGGATTATCAGCGGCTTATGGAAATGGCAAATTCTGAGAAAGGTGTTTCTCATATGCAATACTTTATGAAGCACTGGGAATATAAGAGAGCCAATGCTGCTCGGCTTCAGGAGGAAGAGCTTGGTCTTCTCAGCCAACAGAGGAAAGAAATTGAGCAAAACAAGCAACAAATcttggaggagcaacggtttcAGGATGAGAGTTATTATGCTGTAAAGCGGCATGTACCTATACTGGATGAAGCTTATGAAGATGAATGGAAGCGTCCGAGTAAAAAGAATGATGAACTTTCTCGTAATAGAGAGCCTAAAATAGACGCAGACTATGACAGTGTTGCCTATTGGAAAGAGAGAGCAACTCAGTTAGAAAAAACACTTGACGAAAGCATTCAAAGGGAGCGTTCATTAGTTGAAAAGTTAGAGGAAAATATAAAGAATTTACAGTCACACACACCAACGGAGGAATTCTCTGGGATGTTAAAACGTGCTGATTACTTCTTGCACTTGGTTCTTCAAAGTGCTCCTATTGTTATTGCCCATCAG GATGCTGATTTACGGTACCGTTTCATTTTTAATCACTATCCAACACTTGCTGATGAG gatgttATTGGTAAGACAGACTATGAGATATTGTCAGGTGAGGGCATAGAAGAGATGAATAGTGTCAAGCGAGAAGTTATGGCCACTGGAATAGCAACTAAAAGAGAATTTGCATTTAACACACCAATGTTTGGAGCAAAGACATTTGTGACATACATTGAGCCAGTTTTCAGCAAAGGTGGAGAAACAATTGGTGTGAATTATGTTGCAATGGACATAACAGATCAG GtcaaaagaagagagaaaatggCAGACATAAGGGTGAGAGAAGCTATCCAAAACGCCAAGGAAACAGAACTTAGCAGATCTCTTCACATAACAG AGGAAACAATGCGAGCAAAACAAATGCTAGCTACCATGTCCCATGAAATCAGATCTCCTCTTTCGGGTGTCCTTAGCATGGCTGAAATTCTTTCAACTACCAAACTGGATAAAGAACAACACCAGTTGCTAGAAGTTATGTTATCCTCTGGAGATCTTGTATTGCAGCTGATCAATGACATCCTTGATCTTTCCAAAGTGGAGTCAG GGGCTATGAAACTAGAATCTACGACATTCAGACCTAGGGAAGTAGTTAAACATGTACTCCAAACAGCTGCGGCATCTCTGAAGAAGGAATTGACCCTTGAAGGGTGCATAGGTGATGATGTTCCAGTGGAG GTCATTGGTGATGTTCTAAGGATTCGACAAATTCTGACCAATTTGATCAG CAATGCAGTCAAGTTTACACATGAAGGGAAGGTTGGAATCAATCTTCAGGTTGTGCGTGAGCAGCAACCAGGTTGCAAAATAGAACACGAGAAAATTCAAAAGCGAGCTTATCCTGGAACCCCAATTACTACTGCAGCGGAAAATCCTTGTGTCTCTCCAAGAAATTGTGATAAAGATAGTTTGAACTGCTCCAAGCATGAAGATGCTGTTCATAATGGCGTTCCCACATGTGAAAACTTCAGGGAGGATCACGAGGGCGAGGAAGTTGTTTGGCTTCGCTGTGATGTTTATGACACTGGAATAGGGATACCAG TGAAATCATTACCGTTGCTGTTTAAGAGGTACATGCAAGCCAGTGCTGATCATGCAAGAAAATATGGTGGGACAGGGCTTGGCCTTGCAATCTGCAAGCAGTTG GTGGAGTTGATGGGTGGTACTCTGACTGTAGTCAGTAAAGAGAATGAAGGATCAAAATTTACATTTGTGCTGCCTTGCAAAATCCCTGTAAAAGAGGAGCACAGTGATGATCCAGATGAAGTGGACAGTTCTCAGAGTGGTTTCACTAACAGTGATATAGAAGGCTCCTTCATTTTCAAGCCACAAATGCGAACTTCTCTTCTGTCGTCAGGAGTTTCAGTAATGAACAACACAAAGTTATTCGGTGCCAAGCTTATGTGCTATGATCCACCTAGTATATTAGATGATTGCAAACCATTATCAAATGGCTTCACATCAAAGGAACAGAATTCAGCAAACTGTACCTCTGCTGCTCACCAGTCAAATGGTGCTAGTGTAAGGAGCACAGCTGAAAAACAACATGATGATGCAATGGTCCTTGAACTGAATAGTCAAGCTGAACGGGTTTCCAGTTCCCGAGGAGACACAGTATCCGCTTCAGGTGCTAGTGGTCAGAAAACGGGACCATGCAAAGTTCTCGAAGAACAATCACTCCACAAGAAATCCAAGTGTTCTCCAATTGGAAACAAGGCAAAGATCCTCCTAGTTGAAGATAACAGGGTGAACATAATAGTGGCAAAATCAATGCTGGAGCAGCTGGGCCATGGAATAGATATCGTAAATAATGGGATGCAAGCAATCCGTGCAGTTCAGCAGCATCAATATGATCTTATTCTGATG GATGTTCACATGCCAGAAATGGATGGCCTACAAGCCACTAAACATATACGTTCTTTTGAGAACACCGGCTATTGGGACGCTTCTGTAAAGCCTGAAGATGATCAGATGATAGCTGACCCTGCTATTTCATCAGATTGTACACCTGCAAAACGGCAAGGGCAGAGGGTCCCTATAATTGCG ATGACAGCAAATTCGTTTTCTGAGAGTGCCGATGAATGCCTTGCTGCAGGCATGGATTCATACATATCTAAGCCTGTGAACTTTCAGAATATAAAAGAATGCCTGCAGCGGTATTTGCCATCTCAATGA
- the LOC117853321 gene encoding uncharacterized protein, which produces MRPGAEFPTMGHGAPTAAPGANGTAPHSPWQSPVPYLFGGLAAMLGLIAFALLILACSYWKLSGYLDADRDRRAGEAGADGEKGSAAGAARPAAGFQEHVVVIMAGEEMPTFLAMPAASRAVVELGAVPTAPGSCGGSGSGEEKKAPVQDDSGCAEQTSSQPRVGADDDAGAVSRSRESSSSSSSATTLQENLQ; this is translated from the coding sequence ATGAGGCCAGGAGCAGAGTTCCCCACCATGGGCCACGgcgcgccgacggcggcgccgggggcgaaCGGGACGGCGCCGCACTCCCCGTGGCAGTCGCCGGTGCCGTACCTCTTCGGCGGGCTGGCGGCGATGCTGGGGCTCATCGCCTTCGCGCTGCTCATCCTGGCCTGCTCCTACTGGAAGCTGTCCGGGTACCTCGACGCCGACCGCGACCGGCGGGCcggggaggccggcgccgacggGGAGAAGGGatcggcggccggcgcggccaggccggcggcggggttcCAGGAGCACGTGGTGGTCATCATGGCCGGCGAGGAGATGCCGACCTTCCTCGCCATGCCGGCGGCCAGCCGAGCCGTCGTGGAGCTAGGAGCCGTGCCAACGGCGCCGGGCTCGTGCGGTGGCTCCGGCTCgggagaggagaagaaggcgcCGGTGCAGGACGACAGCGGCTGCGCGGAGCAGACCAGCTCGCAGCCGCGGGTCGGagcggacgacgacgccggcgccgtGAGCCGGAGCCgtgaaagcagcagcagcagcagcagtgcgaCGACGCTGCAAGAAAATTTGCAATAA